A genome region from Penicillium psychrofluorescens genome assembly, chromosome: 3 includes the following:
- a CDS encoding uncharacterized protein (ID:PFLUO_005091-T1.cds;~source:funannotate) — protein sequence MSGIANACLSCLSAVDRWCHITACLGPIGARSRDGIYETTLADNEREAVSDLLGYLENRAETDFFSGEPLRALSTLVYSENVDLQRSASLTFAEITERDVREVDRDTLEPILFLLQSSDIEVQRAASAALGNLAVNAENKVLIVALGGLTPLIRQMMSPNVEVQCNAVGCITNLATHEENKAKIARSGALGPLIRLAKSKDMRVQRNATGALLNMTHSDDNRQQLVNAGAIPVLVQLLSSPDVDVQYYCTTALSNIAVDSTNRKRLAQTESRLVQSLVHLMDSSTPKVQCQAALALRNLASDEKYQLEIVRAKGLSPLLRLLQSSYLPLILSAVACIRNISIHPLNESPIIEAGFLKPLVDLLGTTDNEEIQCHAISTLRNLAASSDRNKELVLQAGAVQKCKDLVLRVPLTVQSEMTAAIAVLALSDELKSHLLNLGVFDVLIPLTNSESIEVQGNSAAALGNLSSKVGDYSIFVRDWADPNGGIHGYLQRFLASGDPTFQHIAIWTLLQLLESEDAKLIGYISKSEDVVQMVKSISDKNIESDEEDGDDGEAEVVALARRCLEFLGAGPKQTLVEA from the exons ATGAGTGGAATCGCAAATGCGTGTCTGTCGTGCCTGTCCGCCGTTGACCGCTGGTGTCACATCACGGCTTGTCTCGGACCCATCGGAGCTCGCTCACGAGATGGCATCTATGAAACTACCTTGGCCGACAACGAGCGGGAAGCAGTATCAGACCTGCTGGGCTATCTGGAGAAC CGTGCCGAGACCGATTTCTTCTCGGGCGAGCCTCTTCGAGCTTTGAGCACCCTCGTTTATTCCGAGAATGTCGACCTACAACGGAGCGCGAGCTTGACATTCGCTGAAATCACCGAGCGCG ATGTACGCGAGGTCGACCGTGATACGCTGGAACCCAttcttttcctcctccagaGCTCAGATATCGAGGTTCAACGAGCTGCTAGTGCAGCACTCGGCAACCTCGCGGTGAATG CGGAGAACAAGGTCTTGATTGTCGCCCTTGGGGGGCTGACTCCCCTGATCCGCCAGATGATGTCGCCCAACGTCGAGGTACAGTGCAATGCGGTCGGGTGCATTACCAACTTGGCGACACATGAGGAAAATAAAGCCAAGATCGCTCGTTCGGGAGCCTTGGGACCTTTGATCCGCCTGGCCAAGTCGAAGGACATGCGTGTGCAGCGTAATGCAACAGGCGCACTGCTCAACATGACGCATTCCG ATGATAACCGCCAGCAACTGGTCAACGCAGGCGCGATTCCCGTGCTTGTCCAACTGCTGTCATCCCCCGACGTCGATGTACAGTACTATTGCACGACCGCGCTCAGCAATATCGCCGTCGACTCGACCAACCGCAAACGCCTGGCTCAAACCGAGTCGCGTTTGGTACAGTCCTTGGTCCACCTCATGGACTCATCTACTCCCAAGGTGCAGTGTCAAGCGGCGCTCGCCCTGCGTAATCTCGCCTCCGACGAGAAATACCAGCTCGAGATCGTTCGAGCGAAAGgcctctctcctctcctaCGCCTTCTACAATCGTCCTATTTACCTCTTATCCTCTCCGCCGTTGCCTGCATTCGAAATATCTCTATTCACCCATTGAACGAATCTCCGATCATCGAAGCGGGCTTCCTGAAGCCTCTGGTGGACCTGTTGGGCACAACAGACAATGAAGAGATCCAGTGCCATGCCATTTCCACTCTCCGCAATCTCGCGGCCAGTTCCGATCGCAACAAAGAACTCGTTCTGCAGGCCGGTGCAGTTCAGAAGTGCAAGGATCTGGTTCTGCGGGTGCCCCTCACCGTCCAATCTGAAATGACCGCCGCGATTGCCGTGCTGGCGCTTAGTGACGAGCTCAAATCGCATCTCCTCAACCTTGGGGTGTTTGATGTCTTGATCCCGCTGACCAACTCTGAGAGCATCGAGGTGCAAGGCAACAGTGCAGCTGCTCTGGGCAACCTGTCGTCGAAAG TGGGTGATTACTCCATCTTTGTGCGTGACTGGGCAGACCCCAACGGAGGCATTCACGGATACCTTCAACGCTTCCTTGCCAGCGGAGACCCAACCTTCCAGCACATTGCCATCTGGACACTCCTGCAACTGCTCGAGTCAGAGGACGCGAAACTGATCGGATACATCTCCAAGTCGGAAGATGTCGTACAAATGGTCAAGTCGATCTCCGATAAGAACATTGAATctgacgaggaggatggagatgacggTGAGGCTGAGGTCGTAGCGCTCGCCCGGCGCTGCCTCGAGTTCCTCGGGGCGGGACCCAAGCAGACTCTAGTCGAAGCCTga
- a CDS encoding uncharacterized protein (ID:PFLUO_005092-T1.cds;~source:funannotate): MPAANASMSASTATTAAPTISSDAPRPGRLRRLSQLRAYTQNHLSSSARGSHRNSISSRVSWRSPTSNTGPDSTPLHGETAAGPCPDADHPALSRYTSAPTSSSRVLDQAGQASSTDSARSTPSIDPATQTPHVMARLRSASAVQSRPPPPRTNDRTANLEPSSSSPEPSTAQGELTEPTDAMMAEATSPKPKQKATIRFFPYQDSLQNSRPSLPFVPITRTLPSESCVIKVGRYSERDGIPIPNPGEPSDAPVGFKSKVVSRKHCEFMYVNGQWHIKDVGSSSGTFLNHMRLSQPNMVSRLYTIKDGDIVQLGIDFRGGEEMIFRCVRIRIECNRSWQQQQNEFNKNTESLIKNLGKGDTADYAGCRECSICLGSVLCPNCRAFTDLNAEVDDSNDHDGEDEREEGSAAVDRGPPRSETQSPADLPGSTGEQGSNSDEAELPADVENLPTLEEGETPVTEVPDNQSSSSPAPDSSNDDLARSATINIPGWQPTQPLSVPPGRPSQLRSDTPIRSETSDDNPMTPRNDSGPLAFDGRAGMS, encoded by the exons ATGCCTGCTGCCAACGCGTCCATGTCTGCCTCCACTGCCACCACTGCCGCCCCGACCATTTCCTCTGAcgctcctcggccagggCGTCTGCGCCGCCTGAGCCAGCTTCGCGCTTATACTCAGAATCACctgtcctcctccgcccGGGGCTCCCATCGCAACAGTATCAGCAGTCGCGTGTCCTGGCGATCCCCAACCTCTAACACCGGTCCGGACTCCACGCCGTTGCACGGGGAGACCGCTGCGGGCCCATGCCCCGACGCTGACCACCCAGCCCTGTCCCGCTACACGTCGGCTcccacctccagctcccgaGTTCTCGACCAAGCCGGCCAAGCCTCCTCAACCGATTCGGCACGATCCACGCCTTCCATTGACCCTGCGACGCAAACACCGCACGTCATGGCGCGGCTGAGGAGTGCTTCCGCCGTTCAGAGTCGGCCACCCCCACCACGCACCAACGATCGGACGGCCAATCTGGAGCCATCCAGCTCATCGCCTGAGCCCTCCACGGCGCAGGGCGAGTTGACGGAGCCGACCGATgccatgatggccgaggcgacCTCGCCGAAACCGAAGCAGAAAGCCACCATCCGATTTTTTCCTTACCAAGACTCTCTGCAAAACTCGAGGCCCTCGCTACCATTTGTCCCCATTACACGCACCCTGCCCTCTGAGAGCTGTGTGATCAAGGTCGGTCGGTACTCTGAGCGAGATggcatccccatccccaacccAGGCGAGCCCTCCGATGCGCCCGTGGGCTTCAAATCCAAAGTCGTCAGTCGGAAACACTGCGAGTTTATGTATGTCAATGGCCAGTGGCACATCAAGGATGTAGGAAGCTCGTCGGGGACCTTTTTGAATCACATGCGTCTGAGCCAGCCGAATATGGTGTCGCGACTGTACACCATCAAGGACGGGGATATTGTACAGCTGGGTATCGACTTTCGCGGAGGGGAGGAGATGATCTTCCGGTGTGTGCGGATCCGGATTGAGTGCAATCGGTCGTGGCAACAGCAGCAAAATGAGTTCAA CAAAAACACCGAAAGTCTGATCAAGAACCTTGGCAAAGGTGATACCGCGGACTACGCCGGTTGTCGCGAGTGTTCCATCTGCCTTGGATCTGTCCTG TGTCCCAACTGCCGTGCGTTTACGGATCTGAACGCAGAGGTCGACGATTCCAACGACCatgacggagaagacgagagggaagaaggatcGGCAGCTGTAGATCGAGGCCCACCGCGATCTGAGACCCAGTCGCCCGCAGATTTGCCAGGCTCGACCGGTGAGCAAGGCAGCAATTCCGATGAAGCAGAACTACCCGCCGATGTGGAGAATCTCCCTAccctggaagaaggcgaaaCACCGGTGACCGAAGTACCTGACAACCAGAGCTCGAGTTCTCCAGCCCCCGACTCGAGCAATGACGACCTCGCCCGCAGCGCCACCATCAATATCCCGGGCTGGCAGCCAACCCAGCCGCTTAGCGTCCCTCCAGGGCGGCCCTCACAGCTTCGGTCCGATACTCCCATCCGCTCCGAAACGTCGGACGACAACCCAATGACACCGCGCAACGATTCGGGGCCGCTCGCCTTTGATGGACGAGCGGGGATGTCATGA
- a CDS encoding uncharacterized protein (ID:PFLUO_005093-T1.cds;~source:funannotate): MAPSQSQNQLVINSDRGDTTINVRELLDQPWYKYPHLRRLYLWLSVVLVVQATNGLDGSIMNGMQTLTYWQDYFHHPTGGQLGIFNGTQGLGGVVSQFFLWWLVEKIGRRYTIIIGSVIIIVGVFLQSFAQGLPMFATARGIIGLGLSFEYTAAPMLVTELAHPQHRAQLSTLLNTLYYFGATIAAWITLGTLTIKSNWSWRAVSLVQMFPSVISLSLTWWVPESPRWLISRGKTEEAFKILVDNHCGGNESDSLASFEFNEIQRTLTFEKENSSGSWFDLIRSRGNRYRTYIVLTCSVASQASGQTLIGYYLAVVLTGVGITDPHTQSIINGCLTMWNMGWAFWGAFVIDKFGRRTMMLGSLTGMLLVGFLPWTICNAIYVTQDVHEAGIAVIAFIFIFSGFYSSTWNGILTGYTVECMSYDIRPKLICTQNLLVQATITGFNYLNPVALKRIGWRYYCIIDAIIVLEIAMVFFTYPETSRITLEQVNIIFDGKDAVRNDLLEKAETVHIEESSAKDI, translated from the exons ATGGCACCATCACAGAGTCAAAACCAGCTCGTCATCAACAGTGACCGGGGCGATACCACAATCAATGTGCgcgagctcctcgaccaaCCATGGTACAAATACCCACATTTACGACGCCTATACTTGTGGCTCAGTGTTGTTCTTGTGGTTCAGGCCACCAACG GGCTGGATGGGTCCATCATGAACGGCATGCAGACTCTGACTTACTGGCAAGACTActtccatcatcccaccGGTGGCCAGCTTGGTATCTTCAATGGCACCCAGGGGCTGGGCGGAGTGGTCTCACAGTTCTTCTTATGGTGGCTAGTAGAAAAGATTGGGAGAAGGTACACTATTATCATCGGTTCTGTGATCATTATAGTGGGTGTGTTCCTGCAGTCATTTGCGCAGGGGTTGCCCATGTTTGCTACAGCCCGCGGTATCATCGGCCTCGGGTTGAGCTTTGAATATACCGCTGCTCCAATGCTCGTTACAGAGCTTGCTCACCCCCAACACCGAGCGCAGCTATCAACTCTTCTCAACACACTCTACTATTTTGGCGCAACGATTGCCGCGTGGATCACTTTGGGAACCCTGACCATCAAGAGCAACTGGTCATGGCGCGCGGTGTCCCTGGTCCAAATGTTTCCTTCTGTCATCTCTCTCAGCCTTACCTGGTGGGTACCTGAGTCTCCTCGTTGGCTCATCTCACGTGGTAAGACCGAGGAGGCTTTCAAGATCCTAGTTGACAACCACTGTGGTGGCAATGAGAGCGATTCTCTCGCATCTTTCGAGTTCAACGAGATACAGAGGACGCTTACctttgagaaagagaacaGTAGCGGTAGCTGGTTTGATCTTATCCGTAGCCGCGGTAACCGCTATCGGACCTACATTGTATTAACTTGTAGTGTCGCCTCCCAGGCATCCGGTCAGACACTCATCGGCTACTATCTTGCAGTCGTCTTGACTGGCGTCGGCATCACAGACCCACACACACAGAGCATCATAAACGGCTGTTTGACCATGTGGAATATGGGCTGGGCGTTTTGGGGTGCTTTTGTTATTGACAAGTTTGGGAGGCGAACTATGATGCTTGGATCCTTAACCGGCatgctcctcgtcggcttCCTCCCCTGGACGATTTGCAATGCCATCTACGTCACTCAGGACGTTCACGAAGCTGGAATTGCGGTGATTGCATTCATTTTCATCTTCAGTGGTTTCTACTCGTCGACTTGGAATGGCATCCTAACGGGATATACTGTCGAGTGCATGAGCTACGATATCCGCCCGAAGCTTATATGCACACAAAATCTTTTGGTGCAAGCGACCATCACTGGTTTCAACTACTTAAATCCCGTGGCTCTGAAAAGAATTGGTTGGAGATACTACTGCATCATCGACGCGATCATCGTGCTCGAGATTGCTATGGTGTTCTTCACTTATCCCGAGACCAGTCGGATTACCCTTGAACAAGTGAACATCATTTTCGATGGCAAGGACGCCGTGAGGAACGACCTGCTAGAGAAGGCTGAGACGGTCCATATTGAGGAGAGCTCAGCAAAAGATATCTGA
- a CDS encoding uncharacterized protein (ID:PFLUO_005094-T1.cds;~source:funannotate), protein MASPIKVGIIGYGFSAKCFHLPFILPSHELEVYAFLQRAAAPSEDPVSQSKPWGHCTVDFPQAKHYQIADEFFADVAIELVVICTPNHRDFIEKALKSGKHVVVEKPFVATSADADEIIELAKAQGKVLTVFHNRRFDSDFRTLEDLVKKGALGDVREADIHFDFPSPSWVAGWTQKEYIPGEGMIFGLGTHTIDQALHLFGRPTSVTGFLRSNRGVDSDIDDTHTIVLQYSGNKKNLLVTIKTAIVSHMKDQLRFFVRGTEGTYLKFGSCPQEERAIAAPAQPALDPNFGVEDEHIWGTLTTTTDFDSTYQVHDEATGRWVGKCPSLPGWYRGYYENVAAAIRGREDICVKPEIARDGLRIIELARESHAKGATIPWS, encoded by the exons ATGGCGTCTCCCATAAAAGTCGGTATCATAGGCTATGGCTTTTCAGCCAAGTGCTTCCACTTGCCCTTCATCTTGCCTAGCCACGAACTCGAAGTGTATGCTTTCCTTCAGCGGGCTGCGGCCCCCTCAGAAGACCCGGTGTCACAGTCGAAGCCATGGGGTCATTGTACCGTGGACTTCCCACAGGCCAAGCACTATCAGATTGCCGACGAGTTCTTTGCGGACGTTGCCATTGAGCTCGTCGTTATCTGCACACCCAATCACCGTGATTTTATAGAGAAGGCGCTCAAGTCGGGGAAGCACG TTGTTGTCGAGAAACCATTCGTGGCTACGAGCGCCGACGCTGATGAGATTATTGAGCTTGCCAAGGCACAGGGAAAAGTTCTGACGGTATTTCACA ACCGAAGATTTGATAGCGACTTTCGCACCTTGGAAGACCTTGTGAAGAAAGGTGCCCTTGGTGATGTCAGGGAAGCTGACATCCATTTCGACTTCCCCTCACCGTCTTGGGTTGCCGGGTGGACCCAGAAGGAGTATATCCCAGGTGAGGGCATGATTTTCGGCCTAG GCACCCACACGATCGACCAGGCTCTGCATCTATTTGGACGGCCAACCTCGGTAACGGGCTTCCTCCGGTCCAACCGCGGTGTTGACAGCGACATCGACGACACGCACACCATTGTTCTGCAATATAGcgggaacaagaagaacctGCTTGTGACTATCAAGACAGCCATCGTGTCGCATATGAAGGACCAGCTCCGTTTTTTTGTTAGAGGAACGGAAGGGACATACCTCAAG TTTGGCTCCTGCCCTCAAGAAGAGAGGGCTATCGCAGCGCCAGCCCAGCCCGCCTTGGATCCGAACTTCGGCGTGGAGGACGAACACATCTGGGGTACCTtgaccacgaccacggaCTTTGATAGCACTTATCAGGTCCACGATGAAGCTACGGGCCGCTGGGTTGGCAAGTGTCCAAGCTTACCGGGCTGGTACCGCGGATACTATGAAAACGTGGCGGCGGCGATTCGGGGACGGGAAGATATCTGCGTCAAGCCTGAGATAGCGAGAGATGGACTGAGAATTATTGAGCTGGCGAGGGAGTCGCATGCTAAGGGGGCTACTATCCCCTGGTCTTAG
- a CDS encoding uncharacterized protein (ID:PFLUO_005095-T1.cds;~source:funannotate) — MPSSAKDQFSLTEEQKQHWLEHGFIKVEGCFSREAAEQFTSSLWTRLGASPDDKSTWPTAKLNMPAHTSVRIEDFAPKAWHVMCELVGGEDRMADWCKTWRDGWIVNLGKPEFRSTDPLDFRSLDNWHNDGDWFVHFLDSGEQALLVIPLFSDIEPKGGGTVICTDGIGLVAKHMYDHPAGTTPFLAPNGTPDLQGPERRNQWMNWISDPEATRDESFHEATGKVGDVYFLHPLMLHSASRNLLRTVRVITNPPVAVKEPFNFNRLDPKEYSLVEKKILRDLGRPEGLPEWKITAPRALLTPRRIKNQEEMKRVEVERMAKAAVPVTRLAIAKPLD; from the exons ATGCCCTCTTCAGCTAAGGACCAATTCTCTCTcacggaggagcagaagcagcattGGCTGGAGCACGGTTTCATCAAGGTAGAGGGATGCTTTTCCCGCGAGGCCGCTGAACAGTTCACCTCATCTCTATGGACTCGTCTGGGCGCCTCGCCCGACGACAAATCCACGTGGCCCACCGCGAAGCTGAACATGCCGGCCCACACTTCTGTGCGTATTGAGGACTTTGCGCCAAAGGCATGGCACGTCATGTGCGAGCTCGTTGGCGGCGAAGATAGGATGGCAGACTGGTGCAAAACTTGGAGGGACGGTTGGATTGTCAACCTCGGAAAGCCAGAGTTCAGATCTACAGATCCGCTGGACTTTCGCTCGCTTGATAACTGGCATAATGACGGAGACTGGTTTGTGCATTTCTTGGACAGTGGAGAACAGGCACTCCTAGTCATCCCGCTGTTCAGTGACATTGAGCCCAAGGGTGGTGGCACGGTTATCTGCACAGATGGAATTGGCCTGGTAGCAAAGCACATG TACGACCATCCAGCCGGAACCACCCCATTCCTCGCGCCCAACGGCACACCGGATCTCCAAGGCCCAGAGCGCCGCAATCAGTGGATGAATTGGATCAGCGATCCGGAGGCAACGCGTGATGAATCTTTCCACGAAGCGACCGGAAAGGTCGGCGATGTGTATTTCCTACACCCTCTGATGCTGCACTCAGCCTCGCGGAACCTGCTCCGAACTGTGCGAGTTATCACGAACCCGCCCGTTGCAGTCAAGGAGCCCTTTAATTTCAACCGTTTGGATCCCAAAGAATATAGTCTCGTTGAGAAAAAGATACTCCGAGATCTAGGTAGGCCTGAGGGTTTGCCCGAGTGGAAGATCACAGCACCCCGCGCGCTGCTCACACCACGACGGATAAAG AATCAGGAAGAGATGAAACGTGTCGAGGTCGAGCGAATGGCGAAAGCGGCAGTGCCGGTCACGCGGTTAGCAATAGCAAAGCCATTGGACTAG
- a CDS encoding uncharacterized protein (ID:PFLUO_005096-T1.cds;~source:funannotate), producing the protein MAGVIAAANPAALSGSTQVTDGERFYQRMYTARTIPFELLAGLLPCYFDGPLVSLVIGASAVVQAADMAIGLGKGDLKMVSGALIATVVHTLCCDLYLNRSTIKAIFIASDIFDDTSALFQQLLGKLDIINAVSFFHPFDWDASLMLLNA; encoded by the exons atggccggAGTGATCGCAGCCGCCAACCCAGCCGCTCTCTCCGGGTCGACCCAGGTGACCGATGGTGAGCGCTTCTACCAGCGCATGTACACCGCGCGCACGATACCATTTGAGCTATTGGCTGGACTCCTCCCGTGCTATTTTGACGGACCGTTGGTATCGCTGGTGATCGGAGCTTCCGCGGTTGTCCAAGCAGCGGACATGGCGATTGGTCTTGGAAAGGGGGACTTGAAAATGGTTTCGGGCGCTTTGATTGCAACAGTCGTCCATACTTTGT GCTGTGACCTCTACCTCAACCGCTCAACCATCAAAGCCATTTTTATCGCCAGCGATATCTTCGACGACACCTCCGCGCTATTCCAGCAGCTACTCGGCAAGCTCGACATCATAAACGCAGTCTCATTCTTTCACCCTTTTGACTGGGACGCCAGTTTAATGTTGCTAAACGCGTAG
- a CDS encoding uncharacterized protein (ID:PFLUO_005097-T1.cds;~source:funannotate), with product MLVFRNQTSYNRFWDGRNGMNSLNTCVRNLVRTTITNSYSATRGPPTLSEREDIERTVRILMAIPYAVKNHLRAEWGAAWVMDGTFGTDVDERGTKAYNPDYAELLPAGLEGHEEEGLGLPYQLTFFVDGFIKRGEDRGWFSAPGASQMQAQLNALMEAYGRMETIKLTPIPVAHLIHQKQVLALFGCVLPFAMVDEMGWWAIPIVSLVIFTLYGIEGIGSQLEDPFGYDRNDIKMDALVGDSKMEIDVVLDEWRARSKVLDAAASTAVHAGHGERCKDNSSDAGNRGDREEMFVPPELFLKPRPRTAL from the exons ATGCTCGTCTTTCGCAACCAAACATCCTACAACCGGTTCTGGGATGGCCGCAACGGAATGAACTCCCTAAACACCTGCGTACGCAATCTCGTCCGCACAACCATAACAAATAGCTACAGCGCCACGCGCGGTCCACCCACCTTGTCCGAGCGGGAAGACATCGAACGCACCGTGCGCATCCTAATGGCCATCCCCTACGCCGTCAAGAACCATCTCCGCGCCGAATGGGGCGCTGCCTGGGTTATGGACGGTACATTTGGTACAGACGTGGACGAGCGCGGCACTAAGGCGTATAACCCCGACTATGCGGAGTTGCTCCCCGCTGGTCTGGAGGGTCATGAAGAGGAAGGATTGGGTTTGCCGTATCAGTTAACTTTTTTTGTGGATGGGTTTATCAAGCGTGGTGAGGATAGGGGTTGGTTTAGTGCCCCTGGCGCGAGCCAGATGCAGGCACAGTTGAATGCGCTGATGGAAGCGTATGGGCGCATGGAGACTATTAAGCTAACGCCGATTCCGGTAGCTCATCT TATCCACCAAAAACAAGTCCTGGCGTTGTTCGGCTGCGTCCTCCCCTTCGCCATGGTCGATGAGATGGGCTGGTGGGCCATCCCCATCGTCAGCCTAGTGATTTTCACTCTCTACGGGATTGAGGGGATTGGCTCCCAGTTGGAAGATCCTTTTGGGTATGACCGCAATGACATCAAGATGGATGCCCTTGTTGGCGACTCGAAGATGGAGATTGATGTCGTGTTGGACGAGTGGCGTGCGAGGTCAAAGGTTCTGGATGCTGCTGCATCTACCGCGGTGCATGCTGGTCATGGAGAGCGGTGTAAGGATAACTCGTCAGACGCTGGGAACAGGGGCGATCGTGAGGAGATGTTTGTGCCGCCGGAGTTGTTCTTGAAGCCGAGGCCTAGGACGGCGCTTTAG
- a CDS encoding uncharacterized protein (ID:PFLUO_005098-T1.cds;~source:funannotate) gives MAELTLDDLARQLSDIEVALLLCLVVREQCLIETIDACLHDLAKELALIGLNTFDISYSIIDCASATAIDDICNEILTPEARKSQGRPSGSRMNTETSSNLSSYKSLRDHSKSPIPGTHPESSNVVNMVIAKNFNLVGEDIQVQILELMRSRKLVTETVILNAPEDFLFVPLVVREGDQLHPPFKFHLTDHLFISHFHDPGNGYVYLEDSDWFSDGEQSASSVIRKTASYHQKKSPKVDGTMMNKLSEASDTVSTSAEVVRYIQDIVVFLRLSRAVAGGVSAKASNHFSRFAQLLAPLHGIDYLTPSIVALAARKVFRHRIVVATPDDDRSLQYGSDVVAVSQVLVDVTPDSILDGVLALEPPI, from the exons ATGGCCGAGTTGACCCTCGACGATCTGGCCCGGCAACTGTCTGATATTGAAGTTGCTCTGTTGCTGTGTCTGGTGGTCCGTGAACAATGCCTGATAGAGACCATCGACGCCTGTCTCCAtgatctggccaaggaaCTGGCCTTG ATTGGCTTGAATACCTTTGATATTTCCTACTCTATCATTGATTGTGCTTCGGCCACGGCGATAGACGACATCTGCAATGAGATTCTGACGCCAGAGGCGCGCAAAAGCCAGGGCCGCCCGTCGGGTTCGCGCATGAACACCGAAACG TCAAGTAATCTGTCTTCATACAAGAGTTTGCGGGATCACAGCAAGTCACCAATCCCAGGAACACACCCAGAATCCAGCAATGTGGTCAACATGGTCATTGCCAAAAACTTCAACTTGGTCGGCGAGGACATTCAGGTCCAGATCCTGGAG CTGATGCGATCTCGAAAGCTGGTCACGGAAACCGTCATTCTGAATGCGCCGGAGGACTTCCTCTTTGTACCTCTCGTGGTGCGGGAAGGCGATCAACTTCACCCGCCATTCAAGTTCCACCTG ACCGACCATCTATTCATCTCTCACTTCCACGACCCGGGCAATGGGTACGTTTACCTCGAAGATAGCGACTGGTTTTCAGATGGAGAGCAATCAGCATCCTCCGTCATTCGCAAGACAGCGAGCTATcaccagaagaagagccccAAAGTCGACGGAACG ATGATGAACAAACTTTCCGAAGCAAGTGACACAGTATCCACAAGCGCAGAAGTGGTCCGGTACATCCAAGATATTGTCGTCTTCCTCCGTCTCAGCCGTGCAGTTGCCGGCGGCGTGTCTGCTAAAGCGAGCAATCATTTCTCCCGCTTTGCACA ACTTCTGGCACCTCTGCACGGCATCGACTACCTCACACCTTCCATCGTGGCATTAGCCGCAAGGAAGGTGTTCCGCCATCGTATCGTCGTCGCCACGCCCGACGATGATCGCAGCCTCCAGTATGGAAGCGATGTGGTGGCTGTGTCTCAGGTTCTGGTGGATGTGACGCCTGATTCGATCTTGGATGgggtgctggcgctggaacCTCCAATATGA